In the genome of Xanthomonas hortorum pv. pelargonii, the window ATGCGCTCGCGCCAGCCCATCACGATCTCTTCGTTGCCCTCCAGAATCTGCACCGGCAGGCGGATCAGATCGTCGAAGTCCACCGCGTTGAAGGTGGTCAGCCGCGCCTGGTAGCGCTCGTACAGGCTGGCCGCTTCCTTTTCGCGATTGCTGCGTGCCGCCGCCATCGCCTGCTCGGGCGACATGCCGGCGTTCTTGGCACGCGAGATCAGGTTCTTGGCGTCTTCGATCGCATCGGGCTTGGCGCCATGCATCAGGTCCTTGATCTGGGCGGCGGCATCGTCGGAATCGAAGATCGAAAAGCCGCGCTTCAAACCGGCAGCGGCGTGTTCGATCTGCAGGAACTTCAGCCCCAGCGCGTGGAAGGTGCAGATGGTCAGCCCATCGGCGCCGTCGCCCCGGATACGCTTGGCCACACGCTCGCGCATTTCCTTGGCCGACTTGTTGGTGAAGGTGATCGCGGCGATGCGCTTGGCCGGATAGCGGCCGATGGCGATCAGATGCGCGATCTTTTCCACGATCACGCGCGTCTTGCCGCTGCCGGCACCGGCCAGCACCAACAAGGGACCTTCGCAGTGCAGCACTGCGGCGCTTTGCGGGGGATTGAGACCGTGCATAGGGGCTTCCGACAGAGCGGGCCATTGTACCGGCGCCGCGTCGGGCGAGCCGGCGCTGCCGGTTCATGCTCGCCAGCCATTACCGCATACCGCGCGGCCCGGTAAAATCCACCGATGGCCAAGCTCTATTTCTACTATTCGGCAATGAATGCCGGCAAGACCACCACCTTGCTGCAGTCCGCGCACAACTACCGCGAACGCGGCATGCGCACGTTGATCCTCACGCCCAAGCTCGATCACCGCGCAGGCAGCGGCGTGGTGGCCTCGCGGATCGGCCTGCGCGCCGACGGGCGCACCTTCGATCGCGATACCGAGTTGCAGCAGCTCATCGAGCGCGACATCCAGGCCGAGGGTGCGCTGCATTGCGTCCTGGTCGATGAGGCGCAGTTTCTCAACCGTGCGCAGGTCTGGCAGTTGAGCGAGGTGGTCGACCGCCTGCGCGTGCCGGTGCTCTGTTACGGGTTGCGCACTGACTTCCGCGGCGAGCTGTTCGAGGGCAGCCAGTTCCTGCTGGCCTGGGCCGACGAGCTGGACGAGATCAAGACCATCTGCCACAGCGGCAGCAAGGCCACCATGACCGTGCGCGTGGACGCGCAAGGGCATGCGGTGCAGGACGGCCCGCAGGTGGAGATCGGCGGCAACGAGCGCTACGTGTCAGTCAGCCGTGCCGAGTTCAAGAAGATCATGCGTGGCGAAGGCCGCATCGACCCGCTGCAGATTGCATTGCCGTTGCCGCCTGCGGGGACGTAACGCTCCACAGCATCATGCTGCCAGCGGCGCAGCGCGGTGCTGGCATGTCGCCCCTACAGCGGGCGATGCCAATCCCCTGTGCGGGCTGTCATCGACAAATCCGCCGACGACGGTGGCATCGCAACACCGGAGCCATCGTCTACCGACTGACCATTGGCCAACGCGGGTCGATGGCAGCCTCCATGAGTGATGAGTCGGTGTTACCACGCCCCGATATTTCCCCGCTATCAGTAGGCAGCGCGCAGTGATGACTCGCTGAAGAATTCAGCCGAACCGCCGTTAATCCTCTGGCTCGCTATACGCTTGTGATGCGACGCTAAACCCAGGCAGGCATTCAATCGCCGCTGTATATCTGCGCCCCATCAACCAGCGTATCGTTTGCCCAGCGTTGCAGCGATCTACATGCAACCAAGCTCAACCACAGTCCTGTAAGCTTGCGACCATCCATTTGTCGGGAGGCAATATATGGGTCCGCTTCCTCCCGAATTACGTGCAGATATCGCGCGTGTTGGCCGGCTATCGTCGGTCCCCGATGTGCTGACCATCCTTACTCGTTTGACCGGCATGGGGTTCGCCGCCGTCGCGCGCGTGACCGATACGCGCTGGGTGACCTGCCAGGTGCGCGACGACCTGTCCTTCGGTCTGACGCCTGGCGACGAGCTGCCCTTAGTCACCACCTTCTGCGACAGCGTGCGCACCCAGGGCAACGCGTTGTGGTTCGGCCATGCCTCCGAGCACCCGGTCTTCCGCGACCACCCCACGCCGCGGCTCTATGGCTTCGAAAGCTATGTGTCGGTGCCGATCAAGTTCGACGACGGCAGCGTGTTCGGCACCTTGTGCGCGCTGGACCCGTTGCCGCGTGTCATGGACGCGCCGTTGGTGGAAAAGGTCGAGCTGCTGGCGCAACTGCTGGCCGCGCAGATCCAGGCCGAGCAGCGTGCCGAAGAGAGCGCACAGGAATCGCTGCGGGCACGCAGCGAACTGGGGCGCATCGGTGCCTCGGCGCGCCTGCGCGAAGAGTTCATCGGCATCCTTGGGCACGACCTGCGCAACCCGCTGCAGTCGATGCATGCGGTGGTGGACGTGCTGGCCATCGACCCGCTCAATCAACGCCAGGGCGGCGCCATCCGCTCGATGCAGCGCAGCCTGCGGCGCATGGAAGAACTGATCGACTTCGCCAGCGATTTCGCGCGTGGCATCGAACGCGACTGGCTGCAGCTGGACTACGGCAATGGCAGCGACCTGCTCGATGCGCTATCGCAAGTGGTCGACGAAACACGCGCTGCCTACCCCAACCAGGTGCTGTCCACGCATGTGGCCATCGACGAACCGGTACATGGCGATGCCGTGCGCCTGGCGCAGATGTTCGGCAGCCTGATGATCAACGCCGTCGTGCAAGGTCAGCAGAGTTCGCTGATCAAGGCGGTTGCAGTGACCGAGAACGGTCGCCTGCGCATCGAAGTCTGCAATCTGGACGGCATCGATCCGCGCCGGCTCGATGTGCTGCAAGCCTCCACCCATGTACACACCCCCGGCCGGGCATTGCCGGAAGTCGATCTGGGTCTGCATATGGCCGCCCAGATCGCCCAGGCCCATCAAGGCGAACTGCGCATCACCAGCGGCAAGGATGGCACCTGTTTCCGTGTAGAGCTGGCCTGCGTGCGCCCGCGTGCACGCATGCAACTGGTCAACAGCGCGACGTCGGCCTGAGCCGGGGCGCGTTGGCGGTGCATCAATAACTGCGCGGCTGTCACGCAGCCGCGGTCGATATTTCAAATCGGCGGTCTGGCATCACGCTGTTCGTAAGTCACTGACGATGGTGGCACTTATCGATCGCGCAGCACGGCTGCGCGACGCGCCTGCGCCCTAGTAAATCTTGCGCTCGCTCGCCGGCGGCGGCGTCCATTGGTACAGCCAGGTTTCGGTCAGCGGCTTGCCGTTGGCGCGCAGGAACAGACGGATATCGATCTGCTGGGTGCTGTCATCTGGCGGCACCAGGTCGAACATCGCCCGATAGCCTTTGAGTTCATGCAGCGGACGCGCCGATACGATCTCGGTGGTTCCGCGCGACACCTGGATGATCGCCTCGACCTTGGTCTTGGAATCCTTGACCAGCGCAGCCAGCTCGCCCCCGGCGAAATCCACCGCAAACCGCCACGAGAAATGACTCCGCTTCTGCCCGACGATGCCGCCCAGGCCGGTCCGCGTGGCCACGCAATGCGCCAGCGGCGAGCTGGCCGGCGGGTGCGCGCCCCAATACAGGCGATACCCCATCAGCAGCTCCTGCCCCGGCTGCGGCTTGGCCTGCGGATTCCAGAACGCCACGATGTTGTCGAAGGTCTCATCCACGGTCGGAATCTCGACCAGTTGCACCGAGCCCTTGCCCCAGCCGCTCTTGGGTTCCACCCACAGGCACGGCCGCTTCTCATAGAACACGCCATCGTCCTGGTAATGGTCGAAATTGCGATCGCGCTGCAGCAGCCCGAACCCGCGCGGGTTCTCGTCCACAAACATGTTGAAGCGCAGCTGCGGCGGGTTGCACAACGGCCGCCAAATCCACTCGCCGCCGCCGGTCCACATCGCCAACCCGTCGGTGTCGTGGATCTCCGGGCGCCAGTCCCAATCCATCCGGCTGTCGTTTTCGCCCACCTGGTACATGCTGGTGCACGGGCCGATGCCCAGCCGCTCGATGGCCTTGCGCGGATACAGCGCGCTGTCGATATCCATCACCAGCACCTCGCCATTGGTGATGGCAAACCGATACGCACCGGCAACACTGGGCGAATCCAACAACCCGTACACCACCACAGTGTCCGAATCGTCCGCCGGCTGCTCCAGGTAATAGGCGATGAAGTCCGGAAACTCCTCCGGCCCGCCCGTTCCGGTATCGATCGCCAAGCCACGCGCCGACTGCCCGTACTGGCCTTCCTTGCCTACCGCACGGAAATAACTCGCGCCCAGAAACGCCGAAAAATCGCGGTCGGTGTCCTTGCGCGTGTTCAGACGAAATCCTGCAAACCCCAGGTCTTTAGGCAACTGCTTGCCGCCCAGCCCGCTGCTGCCGTAATCGAACGCAGCCGGGTCATAGGCCAGTTGTTGCGCCTTGCCATCGACGATGTCGTAGATATGCACCGGGGTATGGAAGAACAGCCCCAGGTGGAAGAACTTCGCCTGGAACTTGCCGTTGCCATCGGCCCATAACGCATGGTCCTGACGGTAGCGGATCGACTGGTACTGATCCCAGTTCAACGCCTCAAGCGGTCCCGGCAACACCTGCTTATGGCTCTTGTAGGGCGCCTTGGCCAGTTCGCGTGCCTGCCCCTTGAGCCAGGCATAGTCGAACGGTTGCGGCTGCCCCAACCGACGCAGGCCCACCGCCTTGGCCGCCAATGCCCATTGCGGCAACGCCGGCAAACCGAGCGCAGCCAAAGCGGCAGCGGCATTTTTCAGGAAGTGGCGTCGTTGCATGCGCATCGATCTGATCAGGGAATGGCGACATCATAGCCACAGCCCGGCGTGCAGGTGAATGCGACGCTCAGGGCGCCGCTGACGAAGACGCGCACGCGTTTCTCAGCCCCAGCTCTTTCGCCTTGCTGCACAGGAACTGTCGCTGTGCCTGCTGTTCGTCAGGGCCGCTATAACGCAGCAAGGTCCACTGCTCCTGGGCCTGCATCTGAGCACCGGGTGCAAGCTGCCGATATGGCGCATGCACCTCCATTTCCAGCAGTCCTTGCTCGGGGTGCTGTGGTGGCGCATCCATATACAACTCCACCTGCCCTTGTTCAGGGTGAATCGCCGCCAGTGGCTGATGCGTAAAGCGGATCACCAGCACCTGACCACCTGCAAAACCCGCCATCCAGCCAGCCGAAGGCTGCAGCAACAGCTTGCCGCGCTGGGTCAGCCCGTCCTGTCGTGTATCGGCACTCAGCACGAAAACGCCCTCGTGATGGCGATACGTCGGCGCAGTCGTGCCAGCCTCCGTCGGCGGTTGAACGCGGATATCAGCCGCATTGGCCACCGGGACGAAGACACGCGTACTGGCTGCAACCCGCGTGTTGAACCACAGATCCCAAGCGATAGGCTGTTTGCGGATATTGCGTGCAGTGGCCTCCACCTCCACGGTATCGGCACGCGTGGATGAGAGCGCAACACGCTTGCGTAGTTGCACACCGGTGACCGGACTGGGTACGCCTTCCAGGATCAGTTGATTGCCACTGCGTGTAACCGTGCGTGTGGTTGCCAACGACAGATACGGATCCGGCGGCCACACTGCAGCTGCGGCTTTACGTGCGGGGTTGACCTGTTGATGCAGCCACCACTGACTCTGCGGCCCCACCCAGACATCGTGGCCCAGATACGGGATATCGCCTGCAGTGGCAGAGACCTCCGGAATAGGTTGCTGGTCTACGGCGATGCCCGTCTTCAACACGTTGGGGTGTCCACGCAAATTGAAGGACAGCACTCGCCCACCGAGCGCAGGCGTGGCACTGAGCTCGATAACCTCGTTATGCAAGTGGATGCGCTCGATTGTGGCCTTGGGGCTGGACGCAAGCTCCTGGGCACACACACTTGCTGCAGGCTGCAACGTAAATGCACCAACAGCAATAAGCGGCACGAAGCGACGCAATAAGGCAGACATGTGCAACTCCAATCGCAGGACGCAACGATTGTGGCGCGATGCAGAGCCACGCACCAGCGAGCCATCGGTAACTGCGGTTCTGAGCGCGCCCTTCGCATTTACCTCAGGGCTGCTCGCCAGATGCCTTCGCTGATTCAGAACTGGCTACTGTTGTTTCGATCAGCGGGTGTGACCTAGCCCGCTGTCAACGTTGGCAACTCCCGCACCACACCGTCGCGCGTTGTCCGATGGTGGCGTGTTTCAACACACGTCCACATTGCTTGCAGGCCTCACCCTCACGCCCATACACCGTGAGTTCCTGCTCGAAGTAACCAGGCGCACCGTCCGGGCTAATGAAATCACGCAACGTCGTGCCTCCGCGCTGGATCGCATATCCCAAAATGTCTTTGACTGCTGTAGCCAAGCGCCGGTAGCGGTCCAAAGATACTTTTCCAGCCTCTCGCAAGGGGCTGATTCCCGCGCGATGCAGGCTTTCGGCAGCGTAAATATTCCCCACGCCGACGACGACTGCTTGATCCATCAGAAAGGTTTTCACCGCGGCCCGACGGCCACGCGCCAGTGCATGCAGATAATCGCCAGTAAATGCATCCGATAATGGTTCGGGACCAAGTGCAGCAAGCAACTCGTGCACCTGCGTATCAGATTGCCACAGCAGGCAGCCGAATCGGCGCGGATCGTTGAAGCGCAGCACGCGCCCATTTTCCAAACTGATATCCACATGATCGTGCGCACGCGGCAATGTATCGCCAGGCAACACGCGCAGACTTCCGGACATTCCAAGATGCAGCAGCGCACTGCCGCCAGCATCGGTATCGATCAACAGATACTTGGCGCGACGTCGTACGTTGGTAATGGTGGCGCCAGGAAGCAGCTGCTCGATCTGCTCGGGAATGGGCCAGCGCAGATCCGGTCGTCGCAGGATGACACCATGAATCC includes:
- a CDS encoding thymidine kinase; protein product: MAKLYFYYSAMNAGKTTTLLQSAHNYRERGMRTLILTPKLDHRAGSGVVASRIGLRADGRTFDRDTELQQLIERDIQAEGALHCVLVDEAQFLNRAQVWQLSEVVDRLRVPVLCYGLRTDFRGELFEGSQFLLAWADELDEIKTICHSGSKATMTVRVDAQGHAVQDGPQVEIGGNERYVSVSRAEFKKIMRGEGRIDPLQIALPLPPAGT
- a CDS encoding GAF domain-containing sensor histidine kinase, encoding MGPLPPELRADIARVGRLSSVPDVLTILTRLTGMGFAAVARVTDTRWVTCQVRDDLSFGLTPGDELPLVTTFCDSVRTQGNALWFGHASEHPVFRDHPTPRLYGFESYVSVPIKFDDGSVFGTLCALDPLPRVMDAPLVEKVELLAQLLAAQIQAEQRAEESAQESLRARSELGRIGASARLREEFIGILGHDLRNPLQSMHAVVDVLAIDPLNQRQGGAIRSMQRSLRRMEELIDFASDFARGIERDWLQLDYGNGSDLLDALSQVVDETRAAYPNQVLSTHVAIDEPVHGDAVRLAQMFGSLMINAVVQGQQSSLIKAVAVTENGRLRIEVCNLDGIDPRRLDVLQASTHVHTPGRALPEVDLGLHMAAQIAQAHQGELRITSGKDGTCFRVELACVRPRARMQLVNSATSA
- a CDS encoding glucan biosynthesis protein yields the protein MQRRHFLKNAAAALAALGLPALPQWALAAKAVGLRRLGQPQPFDYAWLKGQARELAKAPYKSHKQVLPGPLEALNWDQYQSIRYRQDHALWADGNGKFQAKFFHLGLFFHTPVHIYDIVDGKAQQLAYDPAAFDYGSSGLGGKQLPKDLGFAGFRLNTRKDTDRDFSAFLGASYFRAVGKEGQYGQSARGLAIDTGTGGPEEFPDFIAYYLEQPADDSDTVVVYGLLDSPSVAGAYRFAITNGEVLVMDIDSALYPRKAIERLGIGPCTSMYQVGENDSRMDWDWRPEIHDTDGLAMWTGGGEWIWRPLCNPPQLRFNMFVDENPRGFGLLQRDRNFDHYQDDGVFYEKRPCLWVEPKSGWGKGSVQLVEIPTVDETFDNIVAFWNPQAKPQPGQELLMGYRLYWGAHPPASSPLAHCVATRTGLGGIVGQKRSHFSWRFAVDFAGGELAALVKDSKTKVEAIIQVSRGTTEIVSARPLHELKGYRAMFDLVPPDDSTQQIDIRLFLRANGKPLTETWLYQWTPPPASERKIY
- a CDS encoding DUF4380 domain-containing protein: MSALLRRFVPLIAVGAFTLQPAASVCAQELASSPKATIERIHLHNEVIELSATPALGGRVLSFNLRGHPNVLKTGIAVDQQPIPEVSATAGDIPYLGHDVWVGPQSQWWLHQQVNPARKAAAAVWPPDPYLSLATTRTVTRSGNQLILEGVPSPVTGVQLRKRVALSSTRADTVEVEATARNIRKQPIAWDLWFNTRVAASTRVFVPVANAADIRVQPPTEAGTTAPTYRHHEGVFVLSADTRQDGLTQRGKLLLQPSAGWMAGFAGGQVLVIRFTHQPLAAIHPEQGQVELYMDAPPQHPEQGLLEMEVHAPYRQLAPGAQMQAQEQWTLLRYSGPDEQQAQRQFLCSKAKELGLRNACASSSAAP
- the mutM gene encoding bifunctional DNA-formamidopyrimidine glycosylase/DNA-(apurinic or apyrimidinic site) lyase — translated: MPELPEVETTLRGLAPHLVDQRIHGVILRRPDLRWPIPEQIEQLLPGATITNVRRRAKYLLIDTDAGGSALLHLGMSGSLRVLPGDTLPRAHDHVDISLENGRVLRFNDPRRFGCLLWQSDTQVHELLAALGPEPLSDAFTGDYLHALARGRRAAVKTFLMDQAVVVGVGNIYAAESLHRAGISPLREAGKVSLDRYRRLATAVKDILGYAIQRGGTTLRDFISPDGAPGYFEQELTVYGREGEACKQCGRVLKHATIGQRATVWCGSCQR